One Natator depressus isolate rNatDep1 chromosome 6, rNatDep2.hap1, whole genome shotgun sequence DNA window includes the following coding sequences:
- the POLD4 gene encoding DNA polymerase delta subunit 4 — translation MGRKRLITDSFQVVKRQQRDPDTKEGTLQPSECLAHGGAGPPEDGLIPQPGKAGALDGTAGSRDAEAVPVPADVPPGGSLHPAQLEMLKQFDLSWEYGPCTGITRLQRWERAESLGLSPPVTVRETLLEHEGDVSFMHCLWHDYPL, via the exons atggGCAGGAAGCGGCTTATCACCGACTCCTTTCAGGTGGTGAAGAGGCAGCAGCGGGACCCTGACACCAAGGAGGGGACCCTACAGCCAAGTGAATGCCTGGcccatggaggggcagggcccccagAAGATGGGCTCATACCCCAGCCTGGCAAAGCTGGGGCCCTGGATGGCACAGCCGGATCTCGGGATGCAG AGGCAGTGCCGGTCCCAGCTGATGTCCCCCCAGGTGGCTCCCTGCACCCGGCCCAGCTGGAGATGCTCAAACAGTTCGACCTCAGCTGGGAGTATGGACCCTGCACTG GGATCACCCGGCTGCAGCGATGGGAGCGGGCTGAGTCCCTGGGGCTGAGCCCCCCTGTCACAGTGCGGGAGACACTGCTGGAGCATGAGGGAGACGTGAGCTTCATGCACTG cctctggCATGACTACCCACTCTGA
- the LOC141989713 gene encoding glycine-N-acyltransferase-like protein 3 yields MTDFYTNMYAAFHQDLVAYQALLGSTGGISWGQAFRIHGPVAAPCKAPGWVYEASRDTAEAKGVQLLDSAMWETSRDESLSNLRNKTWLYVGTEQSWQYLANLIHHFPSFCLLDATDHPVSWSLMDPFGAMAHGYTLPQHPLDNLPMQRLQESQSFQRQPSLCYHYPHPRASDGSQLSVLTQHQPPPPT; encoded by the exons ATGACTGATTTCTACACCAACATGTATGCGGCATTTCACCAGGACCTGGTCGCCTACCAGGCCCTGCTGGGCAGCACAGGTGGCATCAGCTGGGGCCAGGCCTTCCGCATCCATG GGCCTGTCGCCGCCCCCTGCAAGGCTCCAGGATGGGTGTACGAGGCCTCGAGGGACACCGCCGAGGCCAAGGGGGTGCAGCT GCTGGACTCTGCCATGTGGGAGACGTCCAGGGACGAGAGCCTCAGCAACCTGAGGAACAAGACATGGCTCTATGTGGGGACTGAGCAGAGCTGGCAGTACTTGGCCAACCTGATTCACCACTTCCCCagcttctgcctcctggatgccACCGATCACCCAGTCAGTTGGAGCCTCATGGACCCCTTTGGTGCCATGGCGCATggctacaccctgccccagcacc CCCTGGACAACCTCCCCATGCAGAGACTGCAGGAGAGCCAGAGCTTCCAGCGCCAGCCCAGCCTGTGCTATCATTatccacaccccagagccagTGATGGCTCCCAGCTGAGTGTCCTGACCCAGCACCAGCCACCACCTCCTACCTAA